TTGATTTCCCAACTGATGGAAACCCTACGAGACCAACGTCTGCTAGTACACGAAGCTCCAACACTAAGGTTCTCTCTTCACCTGGTTCACCATTTTCGGCAACCTCTGGTGCAGGGTTTCTAGGTGTTGCAAAACGGATATTACCACGACCACCTCGACCACCTTTTGCGACAGTAAAGGTTTGACCCGGTGCTAATAAATCGACTAAAATCTTATCTGTTTCAAATTCTTTAACTGTCGTTCCTTGGGGAACCTTTACAATCAAATCCTCTGACCCACGACCGTGCATCCCTTTATTCATCCCTTTTTCGCCTGGTTTCGCCTTGAAATGACGGTTATATCGGAAGTCCATAAGGGTACGTAAACCTTCATCGACGATGAAAATCACATCCCCACCTCGGCCACCATCGCCACCTGCGGGTCCACCATCTGGTACATATTTTTCACGACGGAAGGACACGGCACCATCGCCACCTTTTCCGGCTTTTACTTCAATTCGCGCTGTATCTAAAAACATTGACATCTTGTCACCTTGATTTTCTTTTAATTTATCTATAGTTACCTCTATTATAACAAAAAACGTGAGCTTTCGCTCACGACTTCGATTATTAGTTAGTTATTATTTAGCAGATGCTTCGGTATTTAACAAATATTTAGCAACTAAAGCTGCTAAGATACCACCAACAAGTGGTGCTAGAATAAAAATCCAAAGTTGATTAAGTGCCACACCACCAGTAAAAATAGCGGGTGCTAAACTTCTTGCTGGATTTACTGATAACCCTGTTAACGGGATACCGATCATATGTAACATAGTCAGTGTCAACCCAATCACTAGACCTGCTAACTTAGCATTCCCTTTTGTCTCAGACGTAACAGTTACGATGACAAGGACAAAAATAAATGTCAAGACTAGTTCAACTAAGAAGCCCGTACCTACTGATATACCATTTAAGGCATTTGCTCCAAGTCCTGACACACCCTTTTCACTCGCAATCATTTTAAGTGCTGATGTTGCTATGAATGCACCAACAACTTGTGCGACTACATACCACACTAAAGTCAATGCTGATAAACGTTTGTTAACAAACATCGCTAGTGATACCGCTGGATTAAGATGTGCACCTGATACTGTACCAATAGAATATGCAGCTGCAACAATTGTTAAACCAAATGCAAAACCGATTCCCAGATTACCTATTTTGTCACCTGCTAAAACAGCTGAACCTGTCCCGATAAAGACTAAGATAAACGTGCCGATTAACTCAGCTAATGCTTTTTTAAAATTTTCCATAATAGTACTCTCCCCTAAAAAAATATTCTATCACAAAAATTTTCATAAAACAAGAAATCATTTTCATGAAAATAACACCTATTTTCATGAAATAAGCATATACTCCCATGAGAAGATATTCGAAATAAATAGGAGGAGACAAACAAAGTAACACTTGTTAAATTCTGTTGGTTGCAGCATTGAACGCAACAAGATGAGTTAATTGAGAAAGAACAAGACATATTAACCATTCGGTTGTAACCTCTGGAAGTATCGTCGTCAAATCCGTTCCGTCAAATATAATGGTTGTAAGAGTTCCTGCAAAAGTCATTAAAACTTTTTATGATAAAGATTAACCAAGTAGGCTATTAAAAACTAAATCATGGTACTGATGTACACCCTATCAATTAGATTAATAATCTAATTGATAGGGTGATACTCGAAAAGCTACCTGAACTAGCCTAATCAGTCAGTCAAGACTACTTTGGTGTGATTAGAACATACAGAACATGCCGAAAATCTATCATTTACCTACGAAGTCGCTCATTCTATAATAAACTAACGTGTGACAAACATAAAAAAATGAAAAATCCCTTGTTAATGCCATGACGCTGCTCTTTAACAAAAAAAGACAAAGTCACCTGAACTTTGTCTTTAGTATGAAACTGGCTTTCGCCTAGTTTATAAACCCTTATAACTTTTTGCTTCCGCAGTATTTGCCCAAACAAAGTGACCTGGTTTTATTTCTTGGAAACTTGGTTTATCTGTCTCATAGTCATGAATTGTATCATCATAAACGATGAGTTGCTTTTCTCTTTCAAGTGCTGGATCAGGTATGGGCACAGCAGATAACAAAGATTTTGTGTAAGGATGGATCGGATGATTAAATAATTCTTCCGTTTCTGCCATCTCAACAATATCACCATGATAGATAACTGCTATCCGATCACTAATAAAGTGAACAACAGAGAGATCATGCGCAATAAAGAGATAAGTCAGACCTTTTTCTTCTTGTAACCGTTGTAAAAGGTTGAGCACTTGTGCTCTAATTGAGACATCTAAAGCGGAGATAGGTTCGTCAGCAATGACGAGACGTGGCTCCATGACAAGGGCACGAGCAATCCCAATACGTTGACGTTGTCCACCAGAGAACTCATGAGGATAACGTGATAGATGTTCAGGCAATAGGCCAACTTCTTTGAGCATCGCTTCGACCTTAGCTTTACGCTCAGCCTCATCCTTATACATCTTAAAGTTATGTAGCCCTTCTGAAATCACGTAATCAACAGTTGCGCGTTCATTAAGTGAGGCAGCAGGATCCTGAAAAATCATTTGAATATCTTTAATCAACGCTTCTTTTTCTGAGTTCGCTAATTTTTTATTGATTTTTTTACCATCAAAAATGATATCCCCATTTTCGATTGTATTTAATCCCATAACTGCACGACCAATCGTCGTTTTACCGGATCCAGATTCACCAACTAAGGCAAACGTTTCCCCTTTATAAATGTCAAAGTTGGCATTTTTTACAGCAATATTTTTATTTTTACCTTCACCAAATGAAATCGAGAGGTCTTTTATTTCTAGTAATTTTTCAGCCAAGGTTTGCCCCTCCTGCTTGGTCATAAATTTTGAGCATCTTAGCGTGTAGGTCTTGAATACCTTCAGGCTTACTCATCTTTGGTGCACGATTGTCAAGCAACCACGTTTTTGCCCAATGGGTATCACTGACTGGGAATTTTGGTGGAATTTCAACAAAATCAACAGCCATCGGACTCGGGTTACGAGGGGCAAAAGCATCCCCCTTAATCTCCGAGTATAAAGAAGGTGGCGTCCCTGCAATCGAGTAGAGTTTTTCTGTTGTCGCAAGTTGTGGCAAACTTGATAACAAGGCCCAAGTATAAGGATGACGGCTGTCATAGAAGATATCTTCAACTGTCCCATACTCAATAATCTCACCAGAATACATGACCGCTACTTTATCAGCAATTGACGCAACAACACCTAAATCATGCGTGATAAAAATCATGGCGAAGCCATACTCTGCTTTTAATTCTTTCAAAAGCGCAATAATTTGTGCTTGAATCGTCACATCCAGAGCAGTTGTTGGTTCATCACAAATCAACACTTTCGGACGAGAAGAGAGCGCGATTGCGATAACGATACGTTGGCGCATACCTCCAGAATACTGGAATGGATACTCATCATAGCGTTTCGCTGCTTCAGGAATCCCAACACGATCCATTAGATCAATTGCGATTACTTTTGCTTCTTCTTTTGACTTCCCTTGATGCTTGATGATTGTTTCTGAAATTTGGCTACCGATTGTTTTTATCGGATTAAGTGACGTCATCGGGTCTTGGAAGATGGTCGAGATTTCAGCACCTCGAATTTTCTCCCATTGCGAGTTTGTCGTTAACTTTGTTAATTCAGTGCCTTTATAGAAGACTTGCCCCGTTGAAACTGAGCCATTTGACTCTAACATACCGGTAAAAACTTTCGTAAAAACCGATTTTCCAGAACCAGATTCTCCTACAAGTGCTAAAGTTTCGCCATCATGTAAATCTACTGATATATTACGAATAGCACGAAGTGTTCGTTTTCGTACTTCAAATTCAACACTGACATCCTTTGCAGAAAGGATTACTTTTTCTTCTTTCATAAGTCTCTCCTCTCGTTTAATGATTTCTTGGATCCGACGCATCTCCTAAAATCTGACCAACTAGTGAGAGAGAGATTGTCACAAGACCTAAAATTATAGTGGGAATCCAAAAAAGATAGCCATTCGAAGTTATATTATTCGTATTTTCAGTTATAATTCTACCCAGTGATGGTGTATCCGCGGACAAACCAACACCTAGGAAGGATAGAAACACTTCATAAGAAATAAACGATGGTAAAGCAGAAGCCATCACTGTTACAATATATGAAACAAGAAATGGTAAGATATTTTTTCCTATAAGTACTCCCGGCTTAGTTCCTAAAGTCCGAGACGCAATATTATACTCACGGTCACGCAGCATCATAACTTGAACCCGAATACCATACGCGACACCTACCCAAGTTGTCAAACACATTGCAAGCAACAAGTTCCAGAACCCTTGACCAAAGGCATATGAAAACACAATTAAAATCAAAAGAATTGGTACATTTGATATTACATTGTAGACCTCTATCATGACGCGATCAACTGCCTTTGAAACGCCCCAAATAGCACCAATGATTACGCCAAAAACTGTTGTAATCAAGGTTGCCAATACGGCTAGTATAATTGACGTCCTAGCACCAGACCAAACGGCATCAAACAACGATTGTCCAGTCGCATCAGTTCCGAACCAATATTTAAAACTGGGTTTTAAGTAACGCAGGCTAAAGTCATCAATTTTTGAAGGATTAATAACAGAATAACTTGTGAACATGGGCTGTATAAAACTTAGCAGGAGAATTATGAGCAGCAGTAGCAGCATAGTAATTGCAAGTTTCGAACGAAAAAAGTGACGGCCTACGGACTTCCAGTAAGAATAGATAGGAGCAGAGATTTCTTCTGATTCCTCAATATGTGGTGGCACGATTTTAAATAGTTCTTTTTCAGACATTATCTTCGTCCTCCTTTTCCTGAAAGTTTTATTCGTGGATCGACAAATTGCATCAGTAAGTCTCCAGCTAAAACAGACATTACTGCTACTAATGTATAGATGAATACAATCCCTACGACCATCGAGTTATTATGCGCTTTTATGGCATCTGGTAACATTTTACCCATACCTGGAACAAGAAATATTGTTTCTGTCATAGTCGCACCAGCAATCGATGCAATGATAGCACCAGGAATACCATTAGAAATCGGGATCATAGCATTTTTCATAACATGGTTGGATGAGATTTCCCTTTCAGACAAACCTTTTGCACGAGCAAATTTAACATAATCTAGAGTCCGTTGATCTGTCATATATCGCCTAATCCAAAGTGCCAATGAGGGCACACTAATCAGCGCAATAATAATCGCCGGTAGAATATAGGAGCGAATATCATGAGCACCAAGATCTGTAAATGAATTTGGTAATCCAAAGAGTGTATTACCTAGTAATCTATCAAAATAGATTACTGATAACGATGGTAAAGCAATCAGCATAGAAATGACAACCAAGCCAAATCGATCTATCCATTCACCAGATTTTCTTGAAAGGAAAGCTCCGATAGGAATCGAAATCAAATAACTTAAGATGACACCAATCGAGCCAATAACAAATGAATTTTGAATCATTGATGGATCCGAGTAGTTACTATTTACATTCGTATAATCATCTTTAAAGAGTCGTTTCTGCCGCTCCGACTGTGTTTTAGGACTTTGGTATTGTGCAGTATGCATGTTCATAGATGAAAATTGTTTAGTCCCATCAGGTAATGTAATTTCTTTAGTTGTTGCTTCCCCTTGTCCACTAATAAGGACATCTGAAACTGTACGACCACTAAATGTAGGATAAGAATTCCCAAGATTAATCGTTAATATATTTTGATGAACAAATGGAAAATTGCCATCGAAATAAATTAAATATTTGTGCTGTGTACCACTTCCTAGTAATACAGGTCCATTTTCCCAAGCAAATTTCAAGTAACGCTTAAGTGATGGATTTGATTTATCTTGCACCTTCCAAGGATGATCAAACTGGATCAAATCACCATAGAAAGCAAAAACACGGTTAACAATAGAAATTTCTCTGGTAGCAAAGAGCCGTTTACTATTAGGAAGTTTGCCAATTTGCCAATTTCCTTTCTGATGACTCGCCCAATTTTTAGCAGCTGCTATATCCTCAGACGTATTTTTGGCTGAAAATCCTTTCGACTTTACTGAAACTTTTGAAATCAATTCCTTACTAGAATAAAAATCAATATACCCTTGTTTTTCCAAAATCTCATTTTCGTAGTCTACTCTTTTGTCTGGATTACTTGCAACTTTGGTATAACTTGGATCAGAAAGAAAAATTTGACGACGTGGAATCATTGTAAAAATCATCGCATAGACGATAGTCGTTACTATAACAACAGAGACTAACGCTCTGACAATTCGAAATAAAATGTATTTTTTCATACTATTCAATCTAAATACTCATCTTTACAAAAATGAGACTAGCAAGAACTAGCCTCAATTGTAAAAAGAGTGTCCCTCTCTTATTTATCAGATGCTGCTGATTTTTCAGCAACTTTTTTCTGCCAAGCTTTAAGTTCTTTAGTATAATCGGTTGCTTTAACAGCATCCTTTTGAACTTTCATATATTTATATGAATATTCATTTACACCAACACCATTCGCATAAATTGTAGAGAATGGTACAACTTTTGTAAGTTTAGGTGTTGCACCATCTTGATAGATTGGAATAGCAAGTACATTATCAATCAACCATGCATCTGCTTTAGCAAAACTGCTATAGCGTTTATTAAGGTCAGTGTATTCATTGTTAGCTGTATCTAATAATGCTTGATAATCGTCCAAATTAATAGCTTTTTTAGCCGCTACGCCATGATCTTCGCCCTTAAGTGTTGCCTTAGATTCAAATCCAATACCATTAATCATATCACCATTTATTGGTGAGAAGATATTAAGATAAGTTGCTGGATCTTGGTAGTCAGGTCCCCAACCAGAGAAAAGTTTGACATCAAAATCATTATCTTTAGCAGTAGGAGCATAATAAACTGTATTAGAGAATGTATCAGAATTCATTTTAATAATATTGATTTGGACTTCACCACCAAGATTTTTTTCAATAGAGTTTTTAAATGAAGTGGCCTGAGCAATCAAAATTTTTCCAGATGAATCAACTGGTGTATCAAGGATAATTGGTTTATCTTTTGAAATTTCAACTCCCTCTGCTTGTAGTGAAACTTTAGCCTTGTTAAACGCTTTTGTTGCAGCATCTACATTATAGGTTCCAGCTGCTCCTTGTTCAACTTTCAGAGATTTCCATGTTGGATTCTCCGCTTCTAAAGCAGATTGAACTGCTGTCCCATAATTTTTGCCATTAATTTGAACAAAATCATCTGGAACCAATGCATTACGAACTGGTTTTGCTCCTGATTCAGCTCCTGTTTTTTGATCTACATATTTTTCTTTATCGAATCCGTAAGCAATAGCTTGACGGAAGTCTTTATTAAGAATCGCTTTTTTAGCATTTTCTTTTTGTTTATCATCTTTAGTAGATGATGTATAAGTTTGACGATCAAAGTTAAACGTTGCGTAACGTGTATTTGACATCATTTGAGACCAAATAATATTTTTGGTATCAACATTCTTATAATAAGATTCAGATGGGTAGATTCCCGCAAGGTCATATTTATTAGATTTAAAACCATTATAAAGTTCTTCTGGTTTTGATCCATCATAATATGCTAAATTAATGTTACTAACATGAACATTCTTTTTATCCCAATAATTCGGATTTGCTTTATAAGCAATTTCAGATTTCGCATCAAACTTCGTAGGGATAAATGGTCCGTTATACAGAATACCATCAACACCAACTGTGCCGAATTTGCTTCCCTTTTCTTTCAAGAAATCTGCATTGATTGGTGAAAGAATCTGATAAGTTGTTTTTGAATTCCAATATGTTTCCGGGTTATTAAGCGTATATGTCAAAGTACCTTTGGCATCATCAGCTTTAATGCCAACTGATGAAAAATCTTTTGATTTTCCATCAATATAATCTTGAAGTCCCGATACTGACCCTGCAACAAGGTAGAGAGCCTGAGATTTCGAATCAACTGCATGCTTAAGTCCTGTCACCCAATCAGAAGGCTTAACTTCTGCATAGTCGTTTCCGTTACTATCAACCCATTTCACGCCCTTACGAATTTGATAAGTATAAGTTTTACCATCCGCAGAAACTTTCCAAGAAGACGCTAGTGCTGGTTTAATTTGAGAGTATTGATCATAGCTTAAAAGACCATCAACAAAATTCGCAGTCAATTGCGATGTTGCCTGTAAGTTGCTATAGACATAATCCAATGATTGGGGTTCTGTAGTGTATATATAATTAAACGTTTTTGATAAATCAGAATCATTCGCTGTACCGCCTGATTTATTACCACATGCGCCTAAAAAACCTAAAGCTGCAACAGATAATAGACCAGCACCAATAATTTTTGCTCTTTTGTTCATATGCTTTCTCCTAATGAAATATTAAATTTTTTAAAAAGAATTTACATTCTTAGTTTACTTAAAATTTTCTTAAATGTCAAGGAATTCAGACACTTTTTTTAAAAGCAATGTCACAACTTATGACACACGATGTTATATTAGCGCGCAAGAGCTGATACGTTACTCTCAAAGGTGACAAATCTATACCTGATAAACCTTATTTATGAGCCTTATTCAACGAGATTAGCCTATTTGATTGACAGACTATGAAATTATTCAGATTTTTCAGTCTTACCAGTATCGTTATTAGCATCTGCACTATCAGTTGATGGCTTATCCGATTTCTTATCTTTATTTTTATCAGCTTGGTCAGCTAACTCTTGTAAATAGGACGCTTTAGGTTTAGCATAAATCCCTGCTTCCATATCAATGACACTTGCTTGGGTTACACTCAAGACAACCGTTTTGTAGTAGGGTAGCTTATCTGCTATTTGACTGAGGGGTACACGTACTTGATTGCCATCTTTCATATCAATCGCAATAAAGTCAGCTGTTGCTTTTGTTGGGACTTTCGTAACCGTAGTCATTTGAGTCTTAACATCTGATGCTAGTGTCTCATAAGCCTTGACAAATTGTTTAACTTCTTTATCAGAAAACCCTTCAAGAACAGGTATCCCAGCCAATTTCTGTGAGTCAACCACCTCATTCGTCAATATCGCACCATTTGACAGCACGATCTGATAGTTAGGACCTGTCTTAAGATAGACACTCTCATTATATTCCGTAATTTTGGTCGTAAAGTGGTTTGGCAATTGCATACTGATCGTCGCTGATTTAACTCTCGGAAATGCTTTAGTAACGCGTAGTGAGATGTCACGTTTCGCTTTAATAATTTTCCAGACATGATCACCCGTTTTAATGCTTGTTGCTGCAGCAATTTGTTTTGTTGATTCATGAACATTTCCGGTTGTCTTAAAACTACCGATTTTACTCAGCGGTGAAATAACATAACCACTAGCTAATAGGCTTACGATTGCCACTAGCAAAAAAGGCCACATTTTCTTTAACACATGAGTTTTGGGAAGGCTTTCATTTTGTTTTGATGTTTTTTTAAATCTTGAAAAAAACGATTGCTTAGGCACTTTATCAGTCGTTGTAGTGGCTATTGCATCATATTTTTCAACGACAGATGCCACCTTAATTGGTTGTTTCTGTCGCCTCTCCTCACGTGCCTGCTTGGCTGCTTCTGCTACTTTCTTTTTCTGGAATGCTGCATGCTGTTTTTGCCAAGGGGTCAACTCTGGTTGTTTATCTTTATCTGCCATGCAATACATCCTTGACTAGCTGGTACAAGCGTTGACTTGCGTCAGGTACACCTTCACGAAGCGCACTTTCTGCCATTTTTCTATACGTGACATCATCCAGTAATAGACTATCGATTGCACTAACAATACGTTCACCTGTCAGTGTATCATTTTTAATCCGAATCGCTGCACCTGCATTCTCAAGTGCCTCAGCATTTTTCGTTTGATGATCCGCAGTTACATAAGGACTTGGCACTAAAATAGATGGCAAGCCAAGTGCTGTTATTTCTGCCAAGGTCGTTGCACCTGCACGAGACAAAATGAGATTAGCATCGTTTAACACTTCTACCATATTTTTAATATAAGGCACAATTTTTATATTCTTCTTTTTATTATAAGTTTCAAATGTCTCAGAAAATTCTGGGTCATTGAAGTAAATCTCTCCTGAAGCATAAAGGATTTGATAGGACTTTTTAGCTAACTCTGGCAAAGCTTCTATCACTGCAGTATTGATTTTAAGGGCACCACGACTACCACCAAATATCACGATGGTCTTTTTATTTGTTGCTAACCCATAATCACTTAGCACATTACCAGATTCTGTTAAATCAGCGACTTCTTGTGCACGAGGATTACCAGTAAAACTTGTTTTTTTAGGCGGAAAAAATTCTCCTGCTTCCTGGAATGCCAATGCCACACGTGTCGCATATCGACTCAAAAATTTATTGGTAATGCCTGGAATAGAATTTTGCTCATGCACAATCGTTGGAATTTTTAGCTTTGCAGCTGCATAGACAACAGGTCCTGCCACATACCCACCAGTCCCAATCACAATATCTGGTTTGAATTCCTTAATCATTTTCTTAGCATCTGAAACTGACTTCATAAACTTATAAACCGTTTTAACGTTTTCAGGTGATAAAGATCTTTTAAATCCTTGGACATCAATAGTTTTAAATGGTATGCCATTTTCTGGCACAATCGTTGATTCCAATCCTTTTTCTGTACCAATATAAAGAACAGAAAGATTTGGCTCAACTGTCTTTAGAAACTTGATGAAACTTAATGCTGGATAGATATGTCCACCAGTTCCACCGCCACTTACAATAATTTTCATAGTCATCTTTCTTCTAATTTACTAAAGGCATCGATAAACAAATCTCCTCGATGCTCAAAGGTCTTATATTGATCCCAGCTTGCATTTGCAGGACTGAGTAGAATGGTATCTCCAGACACTGCCTTTTCATAAGCTAAAGCTGCAGCAGTCGCAACAGTCTCACTTTCAAACACCGGGATATTGAGTTGCTCTGCTAATGCACGTAACTTGGGCGCAGTTTCTCCAAAGACAATCATACCTTTTAGGCCCGCAATATCCGGACTTAATGTCTCAAAGCCATTACCACGATCAAGCCCCCCTGCCAAAAGCCAAAGTTTCTGATTATCAAAACCTGACAAAGCTTTTTGCGTCGCTAAAATATTGGTTGCCTTACTGTCATTATAAAATTTGATCGTTGATTTTTGACCTAGATATTGTAAGCGGTGCTTGACGCCAGAAAACGTCGTCAAAATACTAACGATAGCCTCAGTAGAGACATGCGATAGTTTTGCCACACAAATTGCTGCTAGTGCATTTTCTAGATTATGCTCGCCAGGTAAAGATAAATCTGCTACTGTTATGATGTGCTCATCTTTAAAGTAAATTTGTCCATCAGTAACGTATGCCCCATTCTTGGTTTCATCTGATGTTGAAAAGGGTACAATTTGCGCTAGTGACTGACCCGCCTTATGTCGCAATTTTTCTTGATTAAAGTTTAAGACCAGGTAATCGTCAGCTGTCATATTTTCTTGAATACGCCACTTGGCAGTTTCATAATTGACCTGCGACCCATGATAATCTAAATGCGCTGAGAAGACATTTGTGATGACCGCTATATGAGGTCGAAACGTCTCAATCCCCATCAACTGAAAACTAGATAATTCCATGATGAGTCGTTCATCTGAGGTTGAGCTTGCAGCAACATCTGATGCTGGAAAGCCAATATTCCCAGATAATTTCGCAACTTGACCATCTGCGTTAAGGATTTCTGCAATCATCGTTGTCGTCGTCGTCTTACCATTTGTTCCAGTGATGCCAACGATTGGCGATTCAGAGATGAGATAGGCCAACTCAACCTCAGTGATCACCGGAATCCCTAATGCTAATGCTCGAACGACCATCGGATTATCATAAGGAATACCAGGGTTTTTAACCATCACTTCAAACGCTTCTTCCAAGAGGCCTAATGGGTGTTCACCCGTAATGACTTTGATTCCTTCAGCTAATAAGCTTTGTGCTGCTGGATTTTCATCAAAAGGCTTACCATCATTTACTGTGACGATTGCACCTAGTGCTTTTAGCACGCGCGCAGCAGACTCACCAGATTTGGCCAAACCCAAGACTAACACTTTTTTATTTTTAAAATTTGAAATTTTTTTCATCATTACTTTCCTTTAGGTCAACCACACAGACCAGTGTGTAACGCTTGCATTTATATCCTCTAATTTTACCGTTTTTAGCGTTTTTTTTCAACAGGAAGCATTAGCCGATTAACAAATCAAAAAAAAATACCTAGCAGGCTATTCTCCAGTTTACCTAGAGAAAATCATCCTGCTAAATATTAGTTGTTTTTTAAAAATCAGATAGCATCGCCATCTTTTTCGCCTGTTCGAATACGTATAACACTTTCAACAGGCAGTACAAATATCTTACCATCCCCGACTTCTCCAGTCTGGGTTGTTTCTTGAATGACGTCAATCAATTTCGCAACCCGTTCTTCAACTGTAACAATTTCAATTTTTATCTTTGCAAGTAAGGTTGTATTTAACCTTTGACCACGAACATATTCAACAAACCCTTTTTGATTACCGTATCCCAACACTTGCGTCACAGTCATCCCTTTTGCTAGATCATGTTTAACCAATGCATCTTTCAAATCTTCTAACTTTTCAGTGCGAATAATCGCTTCTACTTTTTTCATTAATCAACTCTCCTTTACCTGTCCGATTATAGCACGATTAGCTATCAAGGCCCATAAATGTTGGATAGGCAGTTTCATCATGTTCACTGTCATCAAGGCCAACTGCTTCTGCACGATCACTGACACGAATTTCTGTGAATAAGGCAATCACTTTGATGATGATAAACGTGACAACAGCACTAAAGACGATGGTGAACGCGATTGCCTCGATTTGCGCAATCAATAACTTAACAGAGCCGTAAATGGCACCGGAATAGCCTTTTTCTAAAGCCAGTGCTGGCATCGTGAAGAGACCTGTCATAATCCCACCAAATATACCACCAATACCATGGGCACCAAACGCATCTAATGCATCATCGTAACCAAATTTATGCTTAACAACTGAAATAAAATAGTATGAAATTGGCGAAACAAGTGCACCAATTAAGATTGATGACCACAATGATACAAAACCAGCACCTGGTGTTATCGCTACAAGTCCCACGACCATACCAGTTGAAGCACCGACAACTGTTAGTTTGCCAATCATTATCTTCTCAACAAGGAGCCAAGATAG
The DNA window shown above is from Lactococcus paracarnosus and carries:
- a CDS encoding ATP-binding cassette domain-containing protein, coding for MAEKLLEIKDLSISFGEGKNKNIAVKNANFDIYKGETFALVGESGSGKTTIGRAVMGLNTIENGDIIFDGKKINKKLANSEKEALIKDIQMIFQDPAASLNERATVDYVISEGLHNFKMYKDEAERKAKVEAMLKEVGLLPEHLSRYPHEFSGGQRQRIGIARALVMEPRLVIADEPISALDVSIRAQVLNLLQRLQEEKGLTYLFIAHDLSVVHFISDRIAVIYHGDIVEMAETEELFNHPIHPYTKSLLSAVPIPDPALEREKQLIVYDDTIHDYETDKPSFQEIKPGHFVWANTAEAKSYKGL
- a CDS encoding ABC transporter permease, with translation MSEKELFKIVPPHIEESEEISAPIYSYWKSVGRHFFRSKLAITMLLLLLIILLLSFIQPMFTSYSVINPSKIDDFSLRYLKPSFKYWFGTDATGQSLFDAVWSGARTSIILAVLATLITTVFGVIIGAIWGVSKAVDRVMIEVYNVISNVPILLILIVFSYAFGQGFWNLLLAMCLTTWVGVAYGIRVQVMMLRDREYNIASRTLGTKPGVLIGKNILPFLVSYIVTVMASALPSFISYEVFLSFLGVGLSADTPSLGRIITENTNNITSNGYLFWIPTIILGLVTISLSLVGQILGDASDPRNH
- a CDS encoding peptide ABC transporter substrate-binding protein — protein: MNKRAKIIGAGLLSVAALGFLGACGNKSGGTANDSDLSKTFNYIYTTEPQSLDYVYSNLQATSQLTANFVDGLLSYDQYSQIKPALASSWKVSADGKTYTYQIRKGVKWVDSNGNDYAEVKPSDWVTGLKHAVDSKSQALYLVAGSVSGLQDYIDGKSKDFSSVGIKADDAKGTLTYTLNNPETYWNSKTTYQILSPINADFLKEKGSKFGTVGVDGILYNGPFIPTKFDAKSEIAYKANPNYWDKKNVHVSNINLAYYDGSKPEELYNGFKSNKYDLAGIYPSESYYKNVDTKNIIWSQMMSNTRYATFNFDRQTYTSSTKDDKQKENAKKAILNKDFRQAIAYGFDKEKYVDQKTGAESGAKPVRNALVPDDFVQINGKNYGTAVQSALEAENPTWKSLKVEQGAAGTYNVDAATKAFNKAKVSLQAEGVEISKDKPIILDTPVDSSGKILIAQATSFKNSIEKNLGGEVQINIIKMNSDTFSNTVYYAPTAKDNDFDVKLFSGWGPDYQDPATYLNIFSPINGDMINGIGFESKATLKGEDHGVAAKKAINLDDYQALLDTANNEYTDLNKRYSSFAKADAWLIDNVLAIPIYQDGATPKLTKVVPFSTIYANGVGVNEYSYKYMKVQKDAVKATDYTKELKAWQKKVAEKSAASDK
- a CDS encoding MIP/aquaporin family protein — protein: MENFKKALAELIGTFILVFIGTGSAVLAGDKIGNLGIGFAFGLTIVAAAYSIGTVSGAHLNPAVSLAMFVNKRLSALTLVWYVVAQVVGAFIATSALKMIASEKGVSGLGANALNGISVGTGFLVELVLTFIFVLVIVTVTSETKGNAKLAGLVIGLTLTMLHMIGIPLTGLSVNPARSLAPAIFTGGVALNQLWIFILAPLVGGILAALVAKYLLNTEASAK
- a CDS encoding ABC transporter permease, which gives rise to MKKYILFRIVRALVSVVIVTTIVYAMIFTMIPRRQIFLSDPSYTKVASNPDKRVDYENEILEKQGYIDFYSSKELISKVSVKSKGFSAKNTSEDIAAAKNWASHQKGNWQIGKLPNSKRLFATREISIVNRVFAFYGDLIQFDHPWKVQDKSNPSLKRYLKFAWENGPVLLGSGTQHKYLIYFDGNFPFVHQNILTINLGNSYPTFSGRTVSDVLISGQGEATTKEITLPDGTKQFSSMNMHTAQYQSPKTQSERQKRLFKDDYTNVNSNYSDPSMIQNSFVIGSIGVILSYLISIPIGAFLSRKSGEWIDRFGLVVISMLIALPSLSVIYFDRLLGNTLFGLPNSFTDLGAHDIRSYILPAIIIALISVPSLALWIRRYMTDQRTLDYVKFARAKGLSEREISSNHVMKNAMIPISNGIPGAIIASIAGATMTETIFLVPGMGKMLPDAIKAHNNSMVVGIVFIYTLVAVMSVLAGDLLMQFVDPRIKLSGKGGRR
- a CDS encoding ABC transporter ATP-binding protein; its protein translation is MKEEKVILSAKDVSVEFEVRKRTLRAIRNISVDLHDGETLALVGESGSGKSVFTKVFTGMLESNGSVSTGQVFYKGTELTKLTTNSQWEKIRGAEISTIFQDPMTSLNPIKTIGSQISETIIKHQGKSKEEAKVIAIDLMDRVGIPEAAKRYDEYPFQYSGGMRQRIVIAIALSSRPKVLICDEPTTALDVTIQAQIIALLKELKAEYGFAMIFITHDLGVVASIADKVAVMYSGEIIEYGTVEDIFYDSRHPYTWALLSSLPQLATTEKLYSIAGTPPSLYSEIKGDAFAPRNPSPMAVDFVEIPPKFPVSDTHWAKTWLLDNRAPKMSKPEGIQDLHAKMLKIYDQAGGANLG